TATATTCACTTGGTGTAATTTTTTAATCCTGTTTGTACAATAATAAAATCCAAACCTGTAAAGAGATACAAAGAGGTTGGTTGTTGCTAGCATATATTTCATTAAAGCAACAGAGGAAACTTTACAATATACCCCTTAGAAAAACAACTTCAAACAGCTCACTAACATACATGAGACAACGACACATCAAGTAACATTACTCATTTACTTCTTCCATTATTTAACTAAAAGGACAACACAAACTCAACTCCATTAGAAACCTTAACTTCTTGAACACTCATAATTAGTGTCCTATAATGCATAAACAAATTCCCCTCGGATTAGCTTAAACACTATCAAACAGTTTCTATTGGACCTAAGTTGACAGTAGTCTCCATAGCCTTCATTGCTTCAAACCTAGGCTCCTTAGCCTGGAATTTGAGACCTGCATACAGCTTCATATAATCTTCAAACACAAATTTTGGATACTTCAACTtgttctcttcttcttccttctcaaTCAACTCTGGTGCTGGAAAGATAACAGCATCACTTCCTGGATTATAAAAAGAAGCTATTGACATCCTAGTTCCATCTTGCTGAGCAATCACCCTGTGCTCAACACTCTTGTATCTTCCATTAGTAATCACCTTCAGTCATTCAAACAAAATCAACTCATCAAGTGAATCCAAAAACTAGGATCAGTAACCTTGAAAATAAGACAGATTACCTACTCCGACACATTAAAATGCACTAATGAATACACACCTCAAGCTGATCGCCGAGGTTGATGACAATTGAGTGTTTCATAGGAGGGACATCAATCCAATTTCCATCTTTGAGCAATTGGAGACCGCTGACTTTGTCATCTTGGAAAAGCAGGATGAGGCCACCAGCATCGGTGTGAGCACGAAGGCCTTTGATCAGTTCTGGCTTAGGACAAGGAGGATAGTTGCTAACTTTGGTACCAAAAGTTGGACCCTTTGAGCCATAAAAAGCTTTCTTCAAATAACCTTGCTCAAGTCCGAGGTTCTCACACAGCAAGTCCAAAAGATTTTCAGCTAGTTTCTCTAGTTTCATGGCAAATTCTTTCATGACATTTCTGTTATGAGGTAATGAAAGTTAGTAAAATAAACAAAGCTAAGGATAAGCTAAATTCTCTGAGTAACAGTAAGGCCTGTCACTTTAGTTAAAAAAGTGACAGGTTGAACTGTTACAAATCCCAGATAATTGGAGCTAGCTAGCTAGCATAGTTTCTGTTTATGCA
Above is a genomic segment from Lycium barbarum isolate Lr01 chromosome 12, ASM1917538v2, whole genome shotgun sequence containing:
- the LOC132622654 gene encoding 1-aminocyclopropane-1-carboxylate oxidase-like, whose translation is METTFPVVDMGLLQTEKRAETMDKIKDACENWGFFELVNHEISHELLDTVDSSTKGHYKKCMEERFKEMVASKGLEAVQTEIDDLDWESTFFLKHLPVSNVYEVPDLEDQYRNVMKEFAMKLEKLAENLLDLLCENLGLEQGYLKKAFYGSKGPTFGTKVSNYPPCPKPELIKGLRAHTDAGGLILLFQDDKVSGLQLLKDGNWIDVPPMKHSIVINLGDQLEVITNGRYKSVEHRVIAQQDGTRMSIASFYNPGSDAVIFPAPELIEKEEEENKLKYPKFVFEDYMKLYAGLKFQAKEPRFEAMKAMETTVNLGPIETV